A window of Corvus hawaiiensis isolate bCorHaw1 chromosome 17, bCorHaw1.pri.cur, whole genome shotgun sequence contains these coding sequences:
- the PCMTD2 gene encoding protein-L-isoaspartate O-methyltransferase domain-containing protein 2 has translation MGGAVSAGEDNDELIDNLKEAQYIRTELVEQAFRAIDRADYYLEEFKDNAYKDLAWKHGNIHLSAPCIYSEVMEALDLQPGLSFLNLGSGTGYLSSMVGLILGPFGVNHGVELHSDVIEYAKQKLDFFIKTSDSFDKFEFCEPSFVTGNCLEISPDCTQYDRVYCGAGVQKEHEDYMKNLLKVGGILVMPLEEKLTKITRTGPSAWETKKILAVSFAPLIQPNHADSGKSKLVHLPPVAVRSLQDLARIAIRGTIKKIIHQEAMSKAGNGLKNPPRFKRRRIRRRRMETIVFLDKEVFASHISNPSDDNNNSEDIEEERPEEEETKPSELKPDPPVNFLREKVLSLPLPDPLKYYLLYYREK, from the exons ATGGGAGGCGCAGTGAGTGCGGGAGAGGATAACGATGAATTAATTGATAACCTGAAGGAGGCCCAATACATCAGGACAGAGCTGGTGGAACAGGCATTCCGAGCCATTGATCGGGCAGATTACTACCTGGAAGAGTTCAAAGACAATGCTTACAAGGACTTGGCATGGAAGCACGGAAATATTCATCTCTCAGCACCGTGCATTTACTCAGAGGTGATGGAAGCTTTGGACCTGCAACCAGGGCTGTCGTTTCTGAACCTTGGCAGTGGCACTGGTTATCTGAGTTCTATGGTTGGACTCATCCTGG GTCCTTTTGGTGTTAACCACGGTGTGGAGCTTCACTCTGATGTGATCGAGTACGCGAAGCAGAAATtggattttttcattaaaacaagtGACAGCTTTGACAA GTTTGAATTTTGTGAGCCATCCTTTGTCACTGGCAATTGTTTAGAGATTTCTCCAGACTGCACTCAGTATGACCGTGTTTACTGTGGTGCTGGAGTCCAGAAGGAGCACGAGGACTACATGAAGAACCTGTTGAAAGTTGGGGGAATTCTTGTCATGCCTCTAGAAGAGAAG TTGACTAAGATAACTCGGACTGGTCCTTCTGCCTGGGAGACGAAGAAGAttcttgctgtttcttttgCTCCTTTGATTCAGCCAAACCATGCAGATTCAGGAAAATCAAAGCTCGTTCACTTGC CCCCCGTGGCCGTTCGCAGCCTGCAGGACCTGGCTCGCATCGCCATCCGAGGCACCATCAAGAAAATCATCCATCAGGAGGCGATGAGCAAGGCTGGGAACGGGCTGAAGAACCCCCCCAGGTTCAAACGGAGGCGGATCCGGCGCCGGCGCATGGAAACCATCGTGTTCCTGGACAAGGAGGTGTTCGCCAGCCACATCTCCAACCCCTCGGATGACAACAACAACAGCGAGGACATCGAGGaggagaggccagaggaggaggaaaccaAACCCTCTGAACTAAAGCCAGACCCTCCTGTAAACTTTTTGAGAGAAAAGGTCTTGAGCCTGCCTTTGCCTGATCCCTTGAAGTATTACTTGCTTTATTACAGGGAAAAGTAG